The Chrysemys picta bellii isolate R12L10 chromosome 16, ASM1138683v2, whole genome shotgun sequence DNA window AGCCCTTTAGAGATGAGGAGTTGGGCTGTTTTCCCTCCATTCTCTTCTTCTGAGCTCCACTCTCCTTGTGTCTGTTACCCAAGGAAACACAGAGTTTTAGAAACAACTTCAGCAGGAAgcttgaagggaaaaaaatcacacttaTACACACCCCAGAGCATTTGCAGTGCCTCGTTGTTCATTATGGGAGTTTGCACCTTCCCCTAAAGCATTTGGAGGCAAGATACAGGACTAGAGGACATCTGACAATTTCTGTTTTCTCATCCTACATTGAGACAAGCCACAGGGCTACTGAAAACTGAATTTTCTCTCAGGATCACAGTGGCAGCAGTACCAACATGTGCCAATGAACAACGCAGAACTTCTAGGAAAACTCACCATTTAATAAGCCTGAATGGGTCTCATTTCTACACACAGGAGACCTATGCGTGAAGCCACAATAGAAAACACCTGGAAGGAAAAAAGCTGCTTCTTTGTTTTGAGATTGATGCGGAAAAGTGAGATTTCTCCCAAGATACCTaggcaaaggggggaaaaaagtgtccCAGCAAATCAGACCTTGGTGTTTCTTTAGAAATCTAATGAACCTGCAAAGGTGCAAGTTTATCGCTGTTATTGCTGCAGAAAGAATTTGGTTGATTAGTTTTGATTTGATTAATTCTGCAACAAAGATCTGTGGTCCAAAACTCCAGTGTAATGAAAAAGGGGGCTGACAAAGGGTTCGCCTGTTCAAAGATGCTACCTGAGGCCAATGCACTACTAACTGAGGGCTTAAGCAGGATGTAAGTAGTGCATAGGGTGGGGGCTGTCTGTTTTCAGCACTGGAGCCACTTTCACTCTATATGCGAAATTGCCCCCCAGCCACCTGTACTGGTTCTGTCTCTAAAGGCTTGTGTGTGATCTGTGTGTCCTGGCTTCCTTCCCGCTCTGCTGCTCTGGGCAGCTGTCACTGGGAGCTGTCCAGCAACAAGGCTGCTGAAGAGCTGTGCTGGTGTCATGCGTTTTCATACCAAAATTGCCTGCAAGAGGTAAAGGCCCAAAGGCGAAACGCCCAATGACTGGAACTTCTCAGCTTggcaggaggagagggagaggagaggaggacataccagagggtatgtctacactgcggccTGGAACGTGCCTCCCAGGCCAGGTAGTCAGACAAGCTAAACCTAGCAATGCAGATGTTGCCGCCATCCAAATCCAAGCAGGCCCAGCcccttgggtggctagcctgaggtGCAGTCCAGGCCACACTGCtgttttagcacactagctctgCTAGCAAgtctgggaggctcactcccagctgcagtgtagacacccccTCTGGGACGAGCCAATGTGTAGTGATTCAACACTAAAGCAAGTCAGGAATTTgacaaatggcttttttttttttaatatgaaaaagcCAAGTTATCTAAACCAAAAGGGTTAGTGAAAACTCCTGATGTGAAATAAAAAGTTTTGAACTTGTCaaactgttttgacatttttcaaacaaagaaAACAGCTTTTCATTTCCAAAGTTAAGCGAATTAGATGGGGAAAAAGTTGAAATaatgaaaaacaattcaaaaatcAAAGTGTTTCAGAATGACTGCTGTTAAACTCTTTGACTCACCTGAACATTTGAGGGAGAGGGAGGTTGATTTGGGAACATCtgagattttgatttttcaccCCCATTCAGgatgaaagaaaataataatcaaaTTCTGAACGATCATCAGGATGGGAaatcatttcccacccagctttttttcctttctctcacacacccacccacccctggcaAGACTAGGTTACCTCTGAGGCGTCTGAATTCTACCAAACTCTTTCTTCTTCTGAGCTTACCCAGAGCtaacatgaagaagagctctgtggagctcaaaagcttgtctctttcaccacagaagttggcccaataaaagatattacctcgcccaccttgtctaatatcctgggaccaacaagtcTACAACAACACCACAAATGCAGAGTTTGGCAGGGCAAGCCCCAAAAGCAAACCTTTGTGAGCCAACTATGACTGGCTGCACCATTAAGGGCCACTTGGAAGAGAATGAGACAGAGTCTACAGCACAACTCCCAAAATACCTGTTTTTCTTCTGCAGCTCTCCTTTGTTTTCCTCACCCTCCTCACATCCTCTTTTGCCTTCTACAGACCTGGCGGGGGCTCGCAAGCCCAGCTAACTTGGAGGCATTATAGGTCCTATGtaaagcttttttgtttttgtttttttaaagaaagatgaaAGGCCCCttcgtaggcagcttttcccaaGTTCCTGTCGATCTATTCCAGTTAGCTCCTTTTATTACATGTGAATTGTGCTCTAGTGTTAGACAGTCATGTTTGTGGGCTGAGCTGCAAACAGGGTTCTGTGGCTTTGACTTGACTTTCACTTCACAAGCTGCCTTGCAAACAGGAGCACTGCGTTGGGGGCAATCTGTTATGCAATCAATGCTCACAGCATTGATGCAAAGCTTGCAGGACTGTTTAGAGGCCTGACTTTCAAGATACTAACAAGTCTAAGTAGTAACAAAGTGAGTACAACTCTGTTGAAAGGTTCCAAACTGACAGCATGGGTAAGTGGGAACTTGATCCCCTATctccaggacaggtacagcacaggcagtggcagaaTAACCTTTTCTCACACACCCTTTCCCTCATCAGTTACCTGTGCTACATTTGGGGTGGGAGACAGGAAGGAAGggttattgtccccattttacagatagaaaacAGACacaaattaagtgatttgcctgggTCACAGAGGGATTCTGTGGCAGTGGGAGAACTTGAAGCCAGATTTCTGGAAGTCCCAGACCAGCACTTTAACCACAACACTGTCCTTGCTCTTCAATTTTCTGCTGCAATATTTGAAAAAGCTTTCCCTCGGCAGGAACAAACCAACCAAGCCACGCTTCTTTAAACACAGCCTTTGGTTGCGGGCCAGTGCCTGGaaattcactctctctctctcgctctcaatCCCTGCCCCTCGCCCCATTGCCAGACTCTTTCTGGGGTTTTGATGGTAATATTGCAATTGGTGTGAAGACTTCATGCAGGGAGCAGGGTTTCATTACTACCCTGCTAAGGCATGGGATCACAGTTATCACAACTTGTGATGGGCCCCTCATTCATTTTTTAATCACACCAGCTCTGCTAACACTTACTAGGGCAGAAAGAGCTACAATCCATAGCCCCTTTCCTTTTGTCAGTTCAACacagaaggagaggaggagcccaGCTAGCATGTTTGTTGAGCAGTAATGAAAGCCAGGCTGCTGTGTGGAGGTGGCTTGCAGAAAATCTAGGCTCCTAGGGTTTGATGAGGCACCTCTGGAGTCAAatgcaagactcccattgacttgagtggtgCCAGAACAAGATCTTAAACCGCCCCCACATCATAGCTGATTATGGAGGCAGCCAAGGAGGGAGAAACTGGCCAAGCAATGGATATTTGACCAATATCCAGGCAAACCAGCTGCTCTGCTGTTGCTTTCCAAGAAAAAGTCTGGCTGCAAAAACTTTGGCCAAGACCACTTGGAAGCTTTCCCAATGTATGAAACTCTCAGAACGTGACCCAAAGTCAATTGAAGTCCATGCTAAGActaccattgatgtcaatgggctttggatcaggccttcagtCACCTTAATTGATTAAAAAAGAGTATTTAAGAGGTAAATGAATTAAACATCTTGGTTTCTCTTTAGCTTCAGCCTCTtccccctactcctgccccctccacttccctgggataattttattttaaaaaaatactgaggGAAATTTTAAATATTCCCTGGGTGGGAATAGTCTCACCTCTGCCCATTGATCCTGGTCCATGCTGAACCTGGAGACAACAGATCTGGACGCCAAAGCTCCACATGTCACCTTGCATCCAGCTCCCACAGAGAGCCCAGGGTGAAGGGCTTGGAGCTATCGATGCACTGAGCTAGCAGGTTGGCTTTATGGAAGGAAGATGTACATTAACCATACGGTCAGTCTTGCTGTAAATCCTGGTAACACAGGCAGCCACCTCCCGAGTGCCCCCTTGTGACCAGAGGTCCCTCTAAGACACCCGGCCTCTGTTTTCCCCTCTTCAGAGCCCTGGAGAAATTCACAGTCCACAGGCAGTTCAAACAATCACCACAAGGGGGCCTATTTATTTAGTCTTCTGGTACACGACGGACCTCCAGGCCCCAACCCCACTTCAGTGTCTCTCTCCTGATTCAAAACCCCACAGAGCCTTTCAAAAAACAGAACACAAACTCAGTCTTCATCCCAGTTTCAGCTGGGCACATCCCCACCACCCAAAGGGCCTGTCTTTCtgctccccagcacctcctgcctggagTTTGTTCTTCTCCACAGTCCTTTCCAGTTGGGCTATTGCAGTCGTTTCCCTGCTTGGacagggtctctcccaggcctaCCTGTCTGGAGAGCACTCACTCTGCCCTGCTTCTGagcttttctcctgctgacacagaGCCTGGCAGTGAAATAGTTTCCGAcaccctgcagcatctgcagacaTAGCTTCCCCTTCACTGCAACTTCCTGCGCCTTTTGTACTGGAATCACCCGATTCCTCGCAGGTGGGGCTGATCCtataatcagggctggcttagctcCAGGCTCTGCAGCCCATGAGGTAGGCCATCCTGTTACACCAGCAATATGCACCCTGTGCTCTTTTTGAATGGAAGAAAGCTCAAACCCCTTTGAGTATGTGTGGGACACTGCCAAGGATGCCCAAAAGTTATCTAAGAGGCAGAGAGATGTGCCTGCAGTACCGTGCGgagctgggggccaggctgtAGGCTGCACTAGTTCAGATTAGTGGAGCTCCCCATCCCACAGCCAGACTGCATTGCAGGGTCTCGAGCCCAGGCCATGTATCCCGGAGGAGGCAGTTCCACATGGTGAGCCAATAAAGTGCTTCTCTGTTCTCTAGTCGACAGGAGCCACACCAAGCCAGTCCTGGGTGGGAGTCACTCCCAAGCTGAGATGACCAGGCAGGCGCTGCACCGAGCTGGTCTTGGCTGGAAGCTGCTTCAGCCAGACTGAGCCATGATTTGCTGGGACTCTGCTTTCCATGAGCCAAGTCGCTTTGCGTAGATTGTGCAGcagcacagagagagagggaatggGGAAGGTGATGCACTGAGCGGGTTCATGCCCAGAAATGAGTCCAGGGAAATGtgatattttttccccccttagctGCTCGGAAAGGCAACAACAGGACTTTGAACTCTGccaagccagccctgctccagctctctgaCTACCTGCTGACTCATTACAGAAAGGGTGTCCGGCCAGTTCAGGACTGGAGAAGGACAACCAACGTAGCCATTGATGTCATGGTATATGCCATTCTCAGCGTGGTAAGTCCTCTGCTTTGCCACGGAGCCCAGCAGGCCTAACATCTCTGGGGCTGAGGAGTGGGGATAGGTACCTCTGAGCCTAGGGAGGGTTCATATGTCACTAAGTTTTTCCACATCCAGGATGAGGTGAGGAGAGACATCCTGTTTAGGTAAACTAGGGCAAATCACTTGGAGCCATGTCTTCAATTGCTCAGAAACCATTTAGGCAGCTAATTAAGGGTGAgatttccaaagtgctcagcatccaACCTGCTGAGATGATTTGGAAACCAGGCCCGGGTATAATTTAATAATCTTCAATGCACCGTCCCAGAAAGGCTTGACCACAGACTAGGCGGAGTTGCTACAAGAAGCCATCCACACACCGACCCTTTACTCCTAACTGAAAGAAGTTTGCTTTAAAATGTGTTGGATCCGTGATGGTATCTGAAGGCCCCTCTGCCAACAGAGCAGTTAGAAGACAATCAGGCCTTCTACTGGGGAAAGCTGAAGAACTTAAGAAGGTCCATCCGTGTCCCAAAGGATGTGCAATCAAAGGATCCTTTGCTTGTTATTTTGCCATTTCCTCACCGTCTCCTCTTGTGTTCTTGCCAATTGATCCCCATTGACATCTGGAACCTGGTGATCATTTGTATCCAAACCCTTCCTGATAACTTTGGGCCTCTGCCTTAACAACGGTGAATGTCAATATCAGTAACCCCTGAGCTGTAAAATGCCCTTTGCCATTTTACCATTGCTTTTTATTTCCAACAGGATGAAAAAAATCAGGTGCTGACAACCTACATCTGGTACAGGCAGGTGAGTGGCTGGAATCCTCCTGGCTTTACGAAGCTCTGAATCAATGGTTTTCTCTTCCATTCTCCTTTGGTGGGACTTTCGCAGGTCCTTTCCACAGTTAGTAGCTTTTATCTCTGCAGTGCCAGCACCCACAGTAACATGGCGATTTCTCAGACACTGGCCTTGTGTTGGCCTGTGGGGACTTTTTATTGGAGATTGTCAATGCCTCTGTGAAGGGAGGCACGTTGCCTGCTTCGCCGAAGGAAACTCAGGCACGTCTGCTGCTCAAGCAGCCGTCACTTGACAAGGACAATCTGGCCAGCTACCAACTTGTATTCCAACTTCCATTTTCcgcatggggaggagggagtttacTCCAACTCCCACGGCTCCAGGATAGGAGGAAATCAGTGGGGCATCTCCCTTGGCATCCACATGAGAGGTCTCACTTTCTTTTCACCCAGAGCTCCCGCAACACACCGTCCTTTTCTCTTTAGCTATGCATTTGCCTGGATGAGAGAGCCCTCTGAGCTCCCGCTAGCTATCAGCTAACCTAATTCATCCCAAAATGAGCAATGCAGCCGAAGAATAGCTGGGACACGGCTATGTCTCCAGAAGATTAAAACTGTGCACAGACTTGCTCCAGCACCAAGACGACATCCCCATATGCAGCGTGTAGCCAACACGTAAAACCCAGCACCCTCTGGAAAGCAAAGAGACCGGTGGTTCAGAGTGTGGGCACATGGATGATAATGTCCTAGCTTAGTGCAGCGAGGTCAAAACCATCAGAGGATAACAAGTAGCATGTGAGGCACAAAGCTATAGGATTAGAGGGGAATGAGTGAATGCTTTAAGCTTTGTACAGTTGGGCAAGTACAGTAATTGGGAAGACAGGCTTTGCTTTTTATCTAATACTCCTGCCAGAGGTGGGGAACCGGCCTGGAATTGATCCTGCTGCTTAAGTCCTCTCTTATCTCACTTCTGCAGCACTGGATCGACGAGTTTCTCAGGTGGAATCCAGAGGACTTTGATAACATCACGCAGATGTCCCTCCCCACCGACAGCATCTGGGTACCAGACATCCTCATCAATGAGTTGTGAGTGCAGCAAAGTTCTCGGACAACAGCCCGTGAGGCCTGGAGATTtaactctctccctcctcccccgcaagtTCACATCCCACTTTGTAttcccagcactgctgctggttTGCACAGAGCTGGCAATATCCCCGCGTACCGTACACTGCAGATGGGAATAGCTCAGGAGTTGGGACATTTCCAATGCTGGCTGACTATAAACGTTCATAATTACCCTTGCTGCATTTGGGGTGGAATTCAGATATTCAGAGGAAGGTTTTGTACAGGAAACACAATGCCGGGGCAGCTGCAGAACTGCCAACCCTTCCTCGGGAAAGAAATCTATTGTTCTTAACCATCTCTATTCTGCTAGGATTTCAGGAGCTTCCATGATCTCAGGCACTTGCCACCCTTTCAAAACTTTACAGCTTTGCTATGTGCAGTGTGATAACTTCAGTGAGGCGTTCCCGGTACTAATCAGAGGGAGTGTGTCCATACAGAGAGTCCTAACGAGATGCAGAGGTGTAGGCCTGCGTGCAAACTCACCAGCcagggaagttaaaaaaaaaaaaaaaaagagccccaGTTAaagtcatttccccccttttcttctAGGCTCACTTTGTTTCCAAACACATGACTCAAAACCAGAACAAATCAACCCCCAACTATCAGCTCACCAGCCCCTCCAAGGCCTTTCCACCCCCAGCCAGCTGGGAGCACACAGGACACAGCTTTCCTCTAGGGTATTCTCCTTGGcaccacttccttccttccttttataACCATGTGACAGACACAAACCCAGTAACCCCATACGCATCAGAGAGCCATGTCACCAAAGGTAACTGTTGTACGGGTCTGTCCTTTGAATGTTAAGGAATCTGCCATAGTTTATTGTGTTTCCTAgaagtattatttgtattacagcagtgcctagagCCCCAGCTGAGATCGAGGCCCCgcagtgctgggtgctgtacgtACAGGTAGTAACAGAaagccctgccctgcagagctaacAGTCGAAATAGACAAGGCACCCATTGAGAGAGGCATTGGAGTGATGCTGGTAATGGAAGATGGGGGATGACCATTTGCGGGAGGGGTGAAGGTGGGAAAGAAGAGATGGGTCCACAGAGCTGGAGAGTCAATAAACCTGTAGGTTTCTTTGGGGAAAGGATAGGATGGGCTGCTTGGCTCCTTGGCTGGATTCCTGGGCAGGACTCAGCTGGCAGCAACAGGCTCTAAACAGAAACCTCTGCATGGACTCAGGCTACTGTACAGCCCAATACCCTGCCAGGAACCCGAGGGTCCCATCTAGCCGGTATCACAGCTGCTACCATTCCTAACAGAGACACTCCCAGCTGTCCCGGCTAGCCGGGCTCAGGGCACTCCCAGCCACCGCAGCTCGCTGGCATTTCACCACGGTAGAAACGAGCCAGAGGggtccgcctttttttttttttttttttgacgggGACGTTCCCATTCTTTGTGCCCTTCAGCGTGGACGTGGGCAAGTCCCCGGACATCCCGTACGTCTACGTCCGTTACCACGGGGAGGTCCAGAACCTCAAGCCGATCCAGGTGGTGACTGCCTGCAGCCTGGACATCTACAACTTCCCCTTCGACGTGCAAAACTGCTCGCTTACCTTCACTAGCTGGCTGCACAACAGTACGTGACAGAGAGCACTGCCTTCCCCGCTGCACCCTGCCCTCCAGCagcctgggaagggagggagggatcagGCCAGCTAAGAAAGCCTCCAGCTGTATGGGGAGTCAATATGACCTGGTCTGGGACTCCATAACTTGCAGCCACTTGGCGGGTCTCAGTTTCGTTCCCAGTGGACATTGCAAAAGGCACAAAATGGCCCTCTTAccagcagggagagccaggagTGAGctggcggggctccctgggtcaGTGCTGGGGTTCATTGGCACAGGCAGCCTGGGGTTAGTTTGTACTGCTGTTGCCTCCAGCCCATGGGCACCCAAGGAGGGACAGAGCGGGGTAAGAGCTAGCGGGGCGGAGGGTGGCATGGAGCTATCAGTCTCTGGGAGCATGCTGGCTCAGTGCAGGCTATGCCTCACCCCCCTAGATGGCCCTAGTAAAGAGGGAATGCATGCAGGCCAATCCGTCCTTGAGAACAAGGAGAGAAGAGGAATGTGGCCTGGAAGGGAGGAGTGTGAAGCTACCAGACCTCATAGGGTGGCTGTGGGCATGGAGCACGTCAGCAGTTTTGGGGGAcgatgccccttcccctcaggccCCCAGCCCTGATGCCCACCTCTCTTCCGCCCCACAGTCCGCGACATCAACCTCTCGCTGTGGCGGCAGCCGGAGCTGGTGAAGTTTGACAAGAGCGTCTTCATGAACCAGGGGGAGTGGGAGCTCCTCTACGTCCTCAGCCAGTTCCGGGAGTTCAGTGTGGAGGGCAGCGACAGCTACGCCGAGATGAAGTTTTATGTAAGGCCCCTCCCCTGGtcaggcatggggggaggggagaacagaggggagaAGCACCAAGATGCAGAAGGCAAATGCTGCCATTTTCTCTACTTGTGCAATTGATCTCTTGGCTCTAAAGTGTGCAGAGGGGTTGCTAAGTGAACCCCACAGCATGTGCCGAGCTGCATACCATGGTAGGGATAGCAAGGACTGTTGCAACACAAGCTGCAGCACATCACCCCTGCAAGGGGACAGGGGTCCCAGCCTAGGTCCACTCCAGTGCAGCTTGCACCTGGTTCACCAATGGGAGGCAAACGAGGTCGCTCAGCATGGCCCCCACCTGACAGCTGGCTCCCCCTTTGGGTCCAGCTGCTGCCTACAGACTGCAGAGCTCCCCCCAGAACCCTGGTTTGAGCCAGAGTTAGTCTAACATCCAAGAAACATACAGAGTAAGCCCAGATGCCGTTTGTTTCACCCACATGAGCAGCCGTTTCCCCTTAGCATGACTTGGTTCCATAGTGGGGGCCCCCCTTCCAGGGCAGGGTGGTTCCTTCTGCTTCCAGACCATAATGCAGCCACAGAGCATTAAAAATCTCCAGCGCCAATGGTCCGAGGATCCAAGCCACTGCAGGTGTGTGGCTTAATGGGCTGTTTACTgggcagctggagcccagagggTGTGCTGGGTGGGGTGTGTGCATGGAGGAGCTACGCAGATGAGCAGCTTTGCAACTGGAAATGCAGCTGGATGTCCTTGCTCTCAGCCTGTGCTCTGCTCATGGGCCTGGGCCCTTCGTTTAGGGCCAGGTCTCAGCTCCGCAGCTGCCCTGCCAAGCTGCTGCCGCCAGTTCGAAGCCAGACCAAGGTTCCCGCGTTCGGGGTGAGAAGCGGGCAATGCTCCCCACAGCAAACAAGGAGCctgaggagcacagcagccactCAGCCAGGCCCCTGGTGCCAGCAAAGCTCTTGGCCTTTCACTTCTGACAGGGTTGCCTGGCAATAACAGGCCCCAGTGGTGGTGAAGGGGAGCCAGGCAGCAATGGGCCTTTATTCCCAGGTGGGCtcctcctgacagagatctctccACACTCCGCCACCCCCTCTTGTGCTGGCAGGTGGTCATCCGGAGACGCCCCCTCTTCTACGCCGTCAGCCTACTGCTCCCCAGCATCTTCCTGATGGTCATGGACATCGTGGGGTTCTACCTGCCTCCCGACAGCGGGGAGAGGGTCTCCTTCAAGATCACCCTCCTGCTCGGCTACTCCGTCTTCCTGATCATCGTGTCGGACACGCTGCCGGCCACTGCCATTGGGACCCCACTGATAGGTACGATAGTGCCCGTCACCGTGGTTACCTAGGTGCGCACACATCCCCGGTTGAAATCTAGCATCGGTCTCCCTCGCGGAGTCCAGAGCCAAGGAGGGGATGGGTGATGATAGTGTGGGGCAGATGAACTGTATGGCCGGAGGAGCTGGTAGGACAGTGCACCGGACAGTGTGGGGGGTGGATGCTGTGGTTTGGGCATGAGGCCCATTAgctcagctgtgggagggagaagACCAGAACTAGGATAGCAAGagatgggggctgtgggtcagggttGAGGTGTACTGGCAGAGTTGTGTGGGGCTAGAGAGGCCATGGCTGAAGTAGCAGGGTCTGCAGAGGGTCAGAATTACAGGGCATCTGCACAGCTCCAGATGCACTCGAGGACTGGAACAACAAGAGTGGTGTATCAGGACCGAGGGGCATTGTCAGAGCCGGGTGTGGGGCGAGTAGGACAGGAATAGCCAGGATGCTGGTTGGGTCAGGGTGGAAGTGATACGCTGAGCTGCCAGGGGTCCTggtagggctggagcaggagtgggTACTACATGTGAGGAAGACCTAACGTCATTGAAAGAGGTGGGTACAGAGAGCTCACCCAGGCCCGGCCTGTACTGTGCCTAGCTCTCGCCAAGAGACTGACCCTGCTGACCATGGACCATTGCTGCCTTCCCCTGGCAGGCGTCTATTTTGTCGTGTGCATGGCCTTGCTGGTCATCAGCTTGACCGAGACCATCCTCATCGTGCGCCTGGTCCACAAGCAGGACCTGCAGCCTCATGTCCCTGACTGGGTCAAGCACCTGGTGCTGGAACGAGCCACCATCCTGCTCTGCATCCGCGACAGGAAGAAATTCTCTCCCAGCAGGACACAGAGTTCAGACATCAGCCGGCACCCGGAGAATAACGACAGCACAGGTACGAGCTGTGGCACTGGGAAAGGGGGTAAGGGCTGTAGGTAGCTGGCACCCTGGCTGCATGTTACCATCACCACCAAGGGGGGGAACAAGGTGCACAGGATTAGAAAGAACTCAGGGCTCACCTGGTAGAGCTAGACCATGGTGCAGTGCAGCAAAACATCGGAGCCTGCATGATGGGGTCAGTGTCGAGCCCAAATCCTCTCAGGGCTTTAGCCCCAAAACATGAGAGGGGCACCCCACTGCTCTCAGCGGGACCCCAGGGAACAGCTCTGCCCAGGAAGTCCATGTGGCACATGAAGGAGCGATGGAGCAGGATCTCctttgggccacacagccctatTGCACAGGCTTAGAAAGGCACCCTGGGCATCTTCACTCCCTGCTGGCCCCAGGGCAAGGTTGCCAGAGCACGACCCCTCTTTGGAGCTCAAGTCCCTTGGCCTAGCACATAGAGAAAAGGATTTtacccccctgcccacccccacaggCTATTTGCTCTGGGCcagacactggggaggggggctcagaaccccacctctggggtggtaTAATGCCCAGCACAGCCCAGCTCAGCAGTGCAGGGCTGGGACCTCTGAGAGGCTGCCCCTGTCTTGTTCCTGAAGCCAAGCTGAACCACTACGGCTGCGAGAACCTCCGCGAGTACGAGAGGGTGGCGGGCGCAAGGCCATTGCCGGCACCCCCGGCACAAGGAGACAGCTCCCCGGTGGTGGCCAGCATCCTGCAGGAGATCTCTGCCATCCGCCAGTTCCTGGAGAAGCGTGACGAGTTCCGCGACATCGCCCGCGAGTGGCTCCAGGTGGGCTACGTGCTGGACGTACTGCTCTTCCGGGTGTACCTGGTGGCTGTGTTGGCCTATAGCATCACGCTAGGCACCCTCTGGTCCGTCTGGCAGTACGCATGAGCCGTGCCGGCCTGTGCAGGCAGGGTGCTCCGCTGCCATGCTTTAAAGGGGTCATTCCCAGGTCCACAGACTCCCTTGTATATTCTAACCACAGAGATCCAGGGCCTAACAGTTCTTCAGCGGCACTGGTGTACCATAGGTTGGGCTCCAAACACCATGGCCGGGAGATGGTTAGAGAGGGATGAACAAGCTTTAATTAAATCTGAGTCAACACTAAGCTTAGCCTAACCCCCTTTCCGGCCTCCAATTAACTCCCTTCCCACTCGCGCGCCGCACACCTGCTCCCCCAGTCCCGTTCCAGCTCCTCTCTCATTTCCATCAGGACACAGAGAGCAACCTCCCACCATACAGGCTGGCCTCCCTGTGCATCCCGCCACAGCAGAAACGGGAGATGGTGGGAAAATATCAAGGGAGCCTGAATATGCACAGTTCCCAGGCTCACACACCGCCGAGCTGACCAGAGCCCTTGGAGGGTGTCTCAATCCCAGTCCAGACCCAaacgggggtgagggggaaggttCACATCCATCCATTTGTTTATGGGGGGAAGCTGTCAGCCACCAAACCCCAGCCTCTCCATGCCACTTCAGTGCCTTGCTGGCTCTGAGGAGTGCTTTCCTGACATCTATGGCAATCCACGTGCTTTTTCAGCCCCTTACATCTCTTATCCTCGCTCTTACCATACACTTTACCCAGCAGGATTTTCTTGTTCGAGTATTTCTTTCAGGTTACTGTGCAGTCTCTGTGAAGGTTCAATAGCCACATGCTGCCAGGAACAGCTGGTAATTTGATGGCATGGCTCTTTTGTGAATAGCATCCCACGTCGTCTACGTGCTGTGTAG harbors:
- the HTR3A gene encoding 5-hydroxytryptamine receptor 3A — encoded protein: MVYAILSVDEKNQVLTTYIWYRQHWIDEFLRWNPEDFDNITQMSLPTDSIWVPDILINEFVDVGKSPDIPYVYVRYHGEVQNLKPIQVVTACSLDIYNFPFDVQNCSLTFTSWLHNIRDINLSLWRQPELVKFDKSVFMNQGEWELLYVLSQFREFSVEGSDSYAEMKFYVVIRRRPLFYAVSLLLPSIFLMVMDIVGFYLPPDSGERVSFKITLLLGYSVFLIIVSDTLPATAIGTPLIGVYFVVCMALLVISLTETILIVRLVHKQDLQPHVPDWVKHLVLERATILLCIRDRKKFSPSRTQSSDISRHPENNDSTAKLNHYGCENLREYERVAGARPLPAPPAQGDSSPVVASILQEISAIRQFLEKRDEFRDIAREWLQVGYVLDVLLFRVYLVAVLAYSITLGTLWSVWQYA